From a single Cytophagales bacterium WSM2-2 genomic region:
- the deoD gene encoding purine nucleoside phosphorylase gives MLNQINEAVRFIQSHGITQPEVGIILGTGLGTRFVKEMKNTVVINYNSIPHFPISTVESHKGKLIYGEIKGKRVLAMQGRFHFYEGYDMQQITLPVRVMKFLGIDYLLISNAAGCMNLKWKKGELMLIDDHINLQHDNPLRGENFEVLGPRFPDMSRPYSPKLNALLVAIAKKKKIKLHSGVYAAVQGPNLETRAEYRFLQRIGADAVGMSTVPEVLVANHMNLACCAISVLTDECDPDNLKPVNISQIIKTAEASESKLTDLYIELISKL, from the coding sequence ATGCTTAATCAAATCAACGAAGCAGTTCGCTTCATTCAGAGTCATGGCATCACGCAACCAGAGGTAGGAATTATACTCGGCACAGGCCTTGGCACACGGTTCGTAAAAGAGATGAAGAATACCGTGGTAATCAACTACAATTCCATTCCGCACTTTCCAATCTCTACAGTAGAATCACATAAAGGGAAACTCATCTATGGTGAGATCAAAGGCAAGCGTGTGTTGGCCATGCAAGGCCGCTTCCATTTTTACGAAGGATATGACATGCAGCAGATAACGTTGCCTGTTCGGGTTATGAAATTTTTAGGTATCGACTACCTGCTGATTTCCAACGCTGCCGGTTGCATGAACCTGAAGTGGAAAAAAGGAGAGCTCATGCTGATCGATGATCATATCAATCTGCAACATGACAATCCGTTGCGTGGGGAGAACTTTGAAGTACTGGGCCCGCGTTTTCCTGACATGAGTCGCCCGTATTCTCCTAAACTGAATGCCTTGCTGGTGGCGATAGCAAAAAAGAAAAAAATAAAACTTCATTCCGGTGTTTATGCTGCCGTGCAGGGACCCAATCTCGAAACGCGTGCAGAGTATCGTTTTTTACAGCGGATTGGAGCGGATGCAGTGGGAATGAGTACGGTGCCTGAAGTCTTGGTTGCAAATCACATGAACCTGGCTTGCTGCGCTATTTCTGTACTCACTGACGAATGCGATCCCGATAATCTCAAGCCCGTAAATATTTCACAGATTATCAAAACGGCAGAAGCATCAGAATCCAAACTGACCGATCTTTATATTGAATTGATAAGCAAACTTTAA
- a CDS encoding DNA damage-inducible protein DinB yields MLLNLDTVPHFYKNYVKQIEEPDILQALRISGHRMQELVHSIPEKKADFAYAPGKWTVRELLCHMIDAERIFGYRALRFARNDKTPLPGFEENDYAPQANASGRPLKKIASDMVHLRSSTIDLFESFTPEMLTRKGLSNNNELSVMALGFIIPGHETHHRKILVERYLSDKA; encoded by the coding sequence ATGCTGCTCAATCTTGACACTGTTCCACACTTCTACAAAAACTATGTAAAACAAATTGAAGAGCCGGATATTCTTCAGGCCCTTCGTATTTCAGGACACCGGATGCAAGAACTGGTGCACTCCATCCCGGAAAAGAAAGCGGACTTTGCGTATGCGCCCGGTAAGTGGACAGTGCGGGAGTTACTCTGTCATATGATCGATGCGGAGCGGATTTTCGGATATCGGGCCTTACGTTTTGCAAGAAACGACAAAACTCCTTTGCCGGGTTTTGAAGAAAATGACTATGCTCCTCAAGCCAATGCCTCCGGTCGTCCATTGAAAAAAATTGCTTCGGACATGGTGCATTTGCGTTCGTCCACCATCGATTTGTTTGAGAGCTTCACACCGGAGATGCTCACGCGCAAGGGCCTCTCAAATAACAATGAACTCTCGGTAATGGCGCTTGGTTTTATTATTCCTGGCCATGAAACACATCATCGTAAAATCTTAGTTGAGCGTTATCTCTCGGATAAAGCATGA
- the dacB gene encoding peptidase M15, whose amino-acid sequence MRILVLAFFLMGCSSARFIKKEISNMESQLHEHVGFYLYDLSAKKVKADFNGAKFFTPASNTKIFTLYTSLRLLGDSIAALKYIHREDSLVFQGLGDPSFLYKNVFDNGRVYQFLKEHRGRLFFSANNFHTQRMGSGWAWDDYNDYYSVERSPFPVFGNVMTIQRQNDQFTFTPQRFALDFHVSPETRASTEIVREMNSNRLMFHDGKRKLKKWTIPFFTSEELTRALLQDTLHRNVEDIQLLAFGNAKILKSVPADSVYKVMMVDSDNFIAEQLLLQCASVVSDTLRPEIAIKYSKENFLTSLPDTVQWVDGSGLSRYNLFTPRSIVALWEKIYALVPQDRLFKLLAVGGKPGTLRGYFKSPKPYVFGKTGSLSNNASLSGYLVTKRGKIFIFSFANNNFIASGSDVRKRMEKIINRIRDKN is encoded by the coding sequence ATGAGAATACTGGTGCTCGCATTTTTCTTGATGGGGTGCTCCTCTGCACGTTTCATAAAAAAAGAAATCAGCAACATGGAAAGCCAACTGCACGAGCATGTTGGCTTTTACCTGTATGACCTCAGTGCAAAAAAAGTGAAGGCCGATTTTAACGGTGCCAAGTTTTTTACCCCGGCTTCGAATACCAAAATTTTCACACTGTATACTTCACTGCGACTATTGGGAGATTCTATTGCAGCATTGAAATATATTCATCGGGAAGATTCACTTGTCTTCCAGGGATTGGGCGATCCTTCTTTTCTGTACAAGAATGTTTTTGATAACGGACGAGTTTATCAATTCCTTAAAGAGCACCGGGGCAGGCTGTTCTTTTCAGCAAATAATTTTCATACCCAACGTATGGGGTCCGGGTGGGCCTGGGATGACTACAATGACTATTATTCGGTTGAGCGTTCCCCATTCCCGGTTTTCGGAAATGTAATGACTATCCAAAGACAAAACGATCAATTCACTTTCACACCTCAGCGATTTGCTTTGGATTTTCACGTCTCACCAGAAACACGTGCCTCCACCGAGATTGTGCGGGAAATGAATTCCAACCGGCTTATGTTTCATGACGGCAAACGAAAGTTGAAGAAATGGACCATTCCTTTTTTTACGAGTGAAGAATTGACAAGGGCTTTGCTGCAAGACACACTTCACCGGAATGTAGAAGATATCCAGCTCCTTGCTTTTGGCAATGCAAAAATCCTGAAAAGCGTACCCGCCGACAGTGTTTACAAGGTGATGATGGTAGACAGTGACAACTTTATTGCTGAGCAGTTGCTGCTTCAGTGTGCTTCTGTGGTGAGTGACACATTGAGACCGGAAATCGCCATTAAATATTCCAAAGAAAATTTTCTCACCAGCTTACCGGATACAGTGCAGTGGGTAGACGGCTCAGGACTCTCACGCTATAATCTTTTCACGCCACGTTCAATTGTAGCACTGTGGGAGAAAATCTATGCACTCGTTCCACAAGATCGGTTGTTCAAGTTGCTAGCAGTAGGAGGAAAACCTGGTACGTTGAGAGGCTACTTCAAATCCCCAAAGCCTTATGTGTTTGGCAAAACAGGTTCGCTAAGCAATAATGCCAGCCTCAGTGGATACCTTGTTACGAAACGCGGCAAAATTTTTATTTTCAGTTTTGCTAACAATAATTTTATAGCGTCAGGCAGCGATGTGCGGAAAAGGATGGAGAAAATCATAAACCGAATTCGTGATAAAAATTAA
- a CDS encoding glycosyl hydrolase codes for MTRKLLLALLAFSSVYAKAQTDSLDIKIGQMILIGMPKAEVDSAVLEEVRQGKVGSLIYFEKNIPKSPSAFAAFKKMSWTYQKAASIPLFICIDQEGGKVNRLKEKYGFARSITAEAIGKSKSLDSVRFYAESTAATLAGLGINVNFAPCVDLAVNPTNPVIVKNGRSFSAVEDSVTLFAKEVVKQHRKFGVVTALKHFPGHGSSKDDTHLGLADVTNTWTARELKPYKDMIDSGYVDGIMSSHIVNKNLDRKALPGTLSKPILDSMLRKSMHYQGVVFSDDMQMKAIASNYGFEEAIKLSINAGVDILCFSNNIGGVEERTVKKVYSVIKGFVASGEIPKSRIDESYRRIMKLKKSIQGTETRKLKETNQLYSQIVIQLADELKKTKEELAQANQDKKKPTKKERRKKTKS; via the coding sequence ATGACCAGAAAACTTTTACTTGCACTTTTAGCCTTTTCATCTGTTTACGCAAAGGCGCAAACCGACAGTCTTGATATTAAAATCGGTCAAATGATTTTGATTGGTATGCCAAAAGCAGAAGTTGATTCTGCCGTATTGGAAGAAGTACGACAAGGTAAGGTCGGTTCTCTTATTTATTTTGAAAAGAATATTCCAAAATCACCCAGCGCATTTGCAGCCTTCAAGAAAATGAGTTGGACTTACCAGAAGGCAGCATCCATTCCATTATTCATTTGCATTGATCAGGAAGGCGGCAAAGTCAATCGTCTCAAAGAGAAATACGGTTTCGCCCGATCGATTACAGCAGAGGCCATTGGGAAATCGAAGTCACTGGACTCGGTTCGCTTCTATGCTGAATCAACAGCTGCAACACTGGCTGGCCTTGGCATTAATGTAAATTTTGCTCCTTGCGTTGACCTGGCAGTAAACCCAACGAACCCAGTCATCGTAAAAAACGGGCGCTCGTTTTCTGCTGTGGAGGACAGTGTGACTTTGTTTGCCAAAGAAGTGGTGAAACAGCATCGCAAGTTTGGTGTTGTTACAGCGCTCAAACATTTTCCAGGCCATGGCAGTTCGAAAGACGACACACACCTTGGTCTTGCTGACGTTACAAACACGTGGACAGCCCGCGAACTGAAACCTTACAAAGACATGATCGATTCCGGCTATGTGGATGGGATCATGAGTAGCCACATTGTAAATAAGAACTTGGATCGCAAAGCACTTCCAGGCACGCTTTCCAAACCAATATTGGACAGTATGCTACGAAAATCAATGCACTACCAAGGCGTTGTTTTTTCCGATGATATGCAAATGAAAGCAATTGCCAGTAACTATGGATTTGAGGAGGCGATCAAACTGTCAATCAATGCGGGCGTTGATATTTTATGCTTCTCAAACAATATTGGTGGAGTAGAGGAACGTACTGTGAAGAAAGTTTATAGTGTCATCAAAGGATTTGTTGCGTCCGGAGAAATTCCAAAATCAAGAATTGACGAGTCGTACAGAAGAATTATGAAATTGAAAAAATCGATCCAAGGCACTGAGACAAGAAAACTGAAAGAGACTAATCAACTATATAGTCAGATTGTGATTCAACTTGCTGATGAACTAAAGAAAACGAAAGAAGAGCTTGCGCAGGCAAATCAGGACAAGAAGAAACCCACAAAGAAGGAGAGAAGGAAAAAGACGAAATCTTAA
- a CDS encoding N-formylglutamate deformylase, translating into MNYTIQLASATEVPILVSVPHCGTEFPDELRDQYNSNLTAAPDDTDWFVHQLYDFAPAMGMTLVAAKYSRWVIDLNRDPQSKPLYTDGRIITALCPTTTFLGEPLYRDKRSEISQEEVNRRLEKYYKPYHQQLQENLTRLKKKFGKVLLWDCHSIRQVVPTIQKEKFPDLILGDADGTSASPGLIETTLSSLDHGDYVVNHNHPFKGGFITRHFGKPSDHVHALQLEMTKVNYMDSSEMKYDKIRADRMRTLLQKNFSKLIEQLG; encoded by the coding sequence ATGAACTACACTATCCAACTGGCCTCAGCAACAGAAGTTCCAATCTTAGTCAGCGTACCACATTGCGGAACTGAATTTCCCGATGAACTCCGCGATCAATACAATTCGAATTTAACAGCGGCACCTGATGATACGGATTGGTTCGTTCATCAGTTGTATGATTTTGCACCCGCCATGGGAATGACTTTAGTCGCAGCTAAGTACAGTCGATGGGTAATTGATCTCAATCGAGATCCGCAAAGCAAACCTTTGTACACAGACGGACGAATCATCACCGCACTTTGTCCAACCACTACTTTTTTGGGTGAACCCCTGTATCGTGACAAGCGATCAGAAATAAGTCAGGAGGAAGTAAACCGGCGATTGGAGAAATATTACAAGCCCTATCATCAGCAATTGCAAGAAAATCTCACTCGGTTGAAAAAGAAATTTGGAAAAGTTTTATTGTGGGATTGCCATTCCATTCGCCAGGTGGTGCCAACAATACAAAAAGAAAAATTTCCGGACCTGATCCTGGGTGATGCAGATGGTACTTCAGCTTCGCCGGGACTCATCGAAACGACACTGAGCTCACTCGATCACGGTGACTATGTCGTTAATCACAATCATCCCTTCAAAGGAGGTTTTATAACGAGGCATTTTGGAAAACCTTCGGATCATGTTCATGCACTTCAACTGGAGATGACGAAAGTGAACTACATGGATAGTTCCGAAATGAAATACGATAAAATCCGAGCAGATAGAATGAGGACCTTGCTTCAAAAAAATTTTTCAAAACTGATAGAACAGCTTGGCTAA
- the tpiA gene encoding triosephosphate isomerase, translating into MRQKIVAGNWKMNKTLEEAKSLTSEVMGMTIDEVKGNVKVVLCVPSPYLVPLKSQLGNSSVKIGAQNASEHDWGAYTGEVSALMLKSMEIPYVILGHSERRQYFGEDGKLLAKKVDKALAANLTPIFCCGEPLEIREKGTHEKLVKQQVEEALFHLSAEALQKVVIAYEPVWAIGTGKTASAQQAQEMHAVIRQHLASKYGAAVAAEISILYGGSVKADNAQELFSCPDVDGGLVGGASLKSREFVDIVKAMK; encoded by the coding sequence ATGCGTCAAAAAATAGTAGCAGGTAACTGGAAGATGAATAAGACTTTGGAAGAAGCAAAAAGTCTCACTTCCGAAGTGATGGGCATGACAATCGATGAAGTAAAGGGCAATGTGAAGGTGGTTTTATGTGTTCCCTCCCCATATCTCGTTCCGCTGAAAAGTCAATTAGGAAACTCATCTGTAAAAATCGGTGCACAAAACGCAAGCGAGCATGATTGGGGCGCTTATACCGGTGAAGTGTCTGCCCTGATGTTGAAGTCAATGGAGATACCTTATGTTATTCTGGGGCATAGTGAACGCAGACAGTACTTTGGAGAAGACGGAAAACTTTTGGCTAAGAAAGTTGATAAAGCTTTGGCGGCAAACCTCACTCCAATTTTTTGTTGCGGTGAGCCTCTCGAAATTCGCGAAAAAGGAACACATGAAAAGTTGGTAAAACAGCAGGTAGAAGAAGCTCTTTTTCATTTGAGTGCGGAAGCATTACAAAAGGTCGTCATTGCCTACGAACCGGTGTGGGCGATCGGCACGGGTAAAACAGCAAGCGCGCAACAAGCACAGGAAATGCATGCAGTCATTCGTCAGCACCTGGCTTCGAAATATGGTGCAGCCGTGGCAGCAGAAATCTCCATCCTGTATGGAGGAAGTGTAAAAGCAGACAATGCTCAGGAACTGTTCTCTTGCCCCGATGTAGATGGCGGACTGGTGGGCGGAGCTTCACTCAAGTCCCGAGAGTTCGTGGATATTGTGAAAGCAATGAAATGA
- the proS gene encoding proline--tRNA ligase, which yields MGKEITSRSEDYSQWYIDLVKKADLAENSDVRGCMVIKPYGYSIWEKMQQALDKMFKDTGHTNAYFPLFVPKSFLAREASHVEGFAKECAIVTHYRLKNDPNGGGVIVDPEAKLEEELIVRPTSETVIWNSYKKWIQSYRDLPILINQWCNVVRWEMRTRLFLRTTEFLWQEGHTAHATAVEAVKETEQMLDIYADFAENFMAMPVIKGKKSEGERFPGAVDTYCIEALMQDGKALQAGTSHFLGQNFAKAFDVQFTNKEGKLELVWGTSWGASTRLMGALIMTHSDDDGLVLPPKLAPIHVVIVPIFKNEEELNKISAKVEGITSALRKAGFSVKFDNRDTHKPGFKFAEYEMRGVPVRIAIGPRDLENGTVEVARRDTKEKQLMKMEDVVGEIPKLLDAIQLNIYNKALKFRTDNTRKVDSYAEFKKALDETPGFILAHWDGTKESEAAIKEETKATIRCIPLDSPEESGKCIYSGKPSNRRVLFARAY from the coding sequence ATGGGAAAAGAGATCACAAGCAGGTCGGAAGACTATTCGCAATGGTACATTGATCTGGTAAAGAAGGCTGATTTGGCTGAAAATTCGGATGTTCGGGGGTGTATGGTAATTAAGCCGTACGGGTACAGCATTTGGGAAAAAATGCAACAAGCCCTCGACAAAATGTTCAAGGACACAGGTCATACCAATGCTTATTTCCCTTTGTTCGTTCCAAAGTCATTTCTGGCCAGAGAAGCCAGCCATGTGGAGGGTTTTGCCAAGGAGTGTGCCATTGTGACTCATTATCGTCTGAAAAATGACCCAAATGGGGGTGGCGTAATCGTTGATCCGGAGGCAAAGCTGGAGGAAGAACTTATCGTTCGTCCAACTTCGGAGACTGTAATCTGGAATAGCTACAAAAAGTGGATACAATCCTATCGTGATCTTCCGATACTCATCAATCAGTGGTGCAATGTTGTTCGCTGGGAAATGCGCACACGCTTGTTCTTACGGACGACTGAATTTTTATGGCAAGAAGGACACACCGCACATGCTACTGCTGTTGAAGCGGTCAAGGAAACGGAGCAGATGCTTGACATCTACGCTGACTTTGCAGAGAACTTCATGGCGATGCCAGTGATCAAAGGAAAAAAATCAGAAGGTGAAAGATTTCCGGGCGCAGTCGACACTTACTGCATAGAAGCTTTGATGCAGGATGGAAAAGCGCTGCAGGCGGGAACATCACACTTCCTCGGGCAAAATTTTGCCAAAGCTTTTGATGTGCAATTCACTAACAAAGAAGGAAAACTCGAGTTGGTGTGGGGAACTTCGTGGGGAGCAAGCACTCGGTTGATGGGTGCGCTTATTATGACGCACTCAGACGATGATGGACTTGTTCTACCGCCAAAGCTGGCACCAATCCACGTGGTGATTGTTCCGATCTTTAAGAATGAAGAAGAGTTGAACAAAATTTCCGCCAAGGTGGAAGGCATTACTTCTGCTTTGCGAAAAGCTGGCTTCTCCGTAAAGTTCGACAACCGCGATACACACAAACCGGGATTCAAGTTTGCCGAGTATGAGATGCGTGGTGTACCTGTGCGGATTGCCATTGGTCCACGTGACCTTGAAAACGGAACTGTAGAAGTTGCTCGGAGAGACACCAAGGAGAAGCAATTGATGAAAATGGAAGACGTGGTAGGTGAAATTCCAAAACTCCTTGATGCTATCCAGCTAAATATCTACAACAAGGCATTGAAGTTCCGAACAGATAATACACGGAAAGTGGATTCTTATGCTGAATTTAAAAAAGCATTGGATGAAACTCCGGGATTCATTCTGGCGCATTGGGATGGCACGAAAGAATCAGAGGCAGCTATCAAAGAAGAAACCAAGGCCACTATCCGTTGCATTCCACTGGATTCTCCAGAAGAAAGTGGAAAGTGCATTTACTCAGGCAAGCCTTCAAACAGAAGAGTATTGTTTGCCAGGGCTTACTAA
- a CDS encoding transporter, with protein MKKNFGLVLGCIAMFFSLGTRAQSYFDEALIFSRINPGGSARIQAMGGAQVALGGDYSTAFTNPAGLGFYNRSEGTLSIGTNFNNISSTLGSYLNGTTTNLSNGPVSDSKSNFNIPGFSIVLHSDKSNGKMISGNFAISLTRTNNFNQNISYSGTNPYNSLIDYFIAQSNGNKPFDNGYYPSQFQSNGASYYSLSRLAFNNFLIGPANEVTKNADSSQYHTYVDQIPLQQEQAKITGAQNQVNFAYGLNYNDLFYLGFAVGLPSFNYHSTRTYQEQFPGGPLYGFTLSEDYTIKGSGINATIGAIVRPKDFIQFGISIATPTYFYSIADSYSATLSSGWNNYKYVDVTYTSNTRTLDGGYTDSFGDPLLANYTLATPWRIRAGATVFIAKAGLITADVESVNYSKSSLTSQTDGLDFAQDNADIKTFYGKAMNIRLGGEYRLLKKYRIRAGYSLMPDPYAFKQYNIDNAITGISGGLGYRTDKFFVDLGVIQSQWNAPYVVYHYTPQTPVANLQTSNLSVMVTVGFNM; from the coding sequence ATGAAAAAGAATTTCGGCCTGGTGCTGGGTTGTATTGCTATGTTTTTTTCACTCGGCACGCGCGCGCAATCTTACTTTGACGAAGCATTAATTTTTAGCAGAATCAATCCCGGTGGAAGTGCCCGGATTCAGGCGATGGGCGGGGCGCAGGTGGCATTGGGAGGTGATTATAGTACTGCTTTTACAAACCCTGCCGGGTTGGGATTTTACAATCGTTCTGAAGGGACCCTTTCAATAGGAACAAACTTCAACAATATCTCATCCACACTGGGCAGCTATTTGAATGGCACCACCACCAACTTATCCAATGGGCCAGTAAGTGACTCCAAATCCAATTTCAATATTCCCGGATTTAGCATTGTGCTACACAGTGACAAGTCGAACGGAAAAATGATTAGTGGGAACTTTGCCATTTCTCTCACCCGAACAAATAATTTTAATCAGAACATCAGCTACTCGGGAACTAACCCATACAATTCCCTGATCGATTATTTTATTGCGCAAAGCAACGGCAACAAACCATTTGATAATGGCTACTATCCATCGCAATTTCAGTCAAACGGTGCTTCCTACTATAGCTTGTCCAGGCTGGCTTTCAATAATTTTCTGATTGGACCCGCGAACGAGGTCACAAAAAATGCTGATTCATCACAGTATCACACTTATGTAGATCAGATTCCGCTTCAGCAAGAACAGGCGAAAATAACCGGGGCGCAGAACCAGGTGAATTTTGCTTATGGCTTAAACTACAATGATCTCTTTTATCTGGGATTCGCTGTGGGACTTCCGAGTTTTAACTATCATTCTACAAGAACATACCAGGAGCAATTTCCTGGCGGTCCGCTTTATGGATTTACTTTGTCAGAAGATTATACAATTAAAGGGTCTGGAATTAATGCTACAATCGGGGCGATTGTCAGACCGAAAGACTTCATTCAATTTGGTATATCAATAGCTACGCCTACGTACTTCTATTCCATCGCTGACAGTTACTCCGCAACATTGTCTTCGGGATGGAATAATTACAAGTACGTTGATGTGACTTACACGAGCAATACCAGAACGCTCGATGGCGGCTATACTGATTCTTTCGGTGATCCGTTGCTGGCCAATTATACGCTGGCTACGCCATGGAGGATCAGAGCGGGGGCTACGGTTTTCATTGCCAAGGCCGGGCTGATCACTGCTGACGTGGAGAGCGTTAACTATAGTAAATCCTCACTGACCTCGCAAACCGATGGCCTTGATTTTGCGCAGGACAACGCAGACATAAAAACATTTTATGGCAAAGCCATGAACATCAGATTGGGTGGCGAATATCGCTTGCTAAAGAAATACAGGATTAGAGCCGGGTACAGCCTGATGCCGGATCCCTATGCTTTCAAACAATACAATATCGATAATGCGATTACCGGAATTTCAGGAGGACTGGGATATCGAACCGATAAATTTTTTGTTGACCTCGGAGTAATCCAGTCTCAATGGAATGCGCCCTATGTTGTTTATCACTACACTCCACAGACACCGGTAGCCAATCTGCAGACTTCAAATTTATCGGTGATGGTGACCGTTGGGTTCAATATGTAA
- the aroK gene encoding shikimate kinase, which produces MKVFLIGLPGSGKTTWGKQLAEKLSITFIDLDLEIERREGKTVQEIFAIKKENYFREVESRTLKNLCSDTSSFVMATGGGTPCFFDNMELMNKSGKTFFLDPPVSEITSRLLKTNLSERPLFAKLGTDQLKDKIQWLRSQRISFYKQAHTTIDTSFVSLDDLAQKITY; this is translated from the coding sequence ATGAAGGTCTTCCTGATCGGTCTGCCGGGAAGCGGGAAAACAACTTGGGGAAAACAGCTCGCTGAAAAGCTATCTATCACTTTTATTGACCTGGACCTGGAGATTGAAAGGCGCGAAGGGAAAACGGTTCAGGAAATTTTCGCAATCAAGAAAGAGAATTATTTCAGAGAAGTAGAGTCCCGGACTTTGAAAAATCTGTGCTCGGATACTTCCAGTTTTGTCATGGCAACCGGGGGAGGCACACCTTGCTTTTTTGACAATATGGAGTTAATGAATAAGTCGGGTAAAACATTTTTTCTTGACCCGCCGGTCTCAGAAATAACATCAAGGCTTTTGAAAACAAATCTCTCTGAACGACCCCTCTTTGCAAAACTCGGCACAGACCAACTTAAAGATAAAATTCAATGGCTACGGTCTCAGCGGATCAGCTTTTACAAGCAGGCCCACACGACCATCGACACAAGCTTTGTTTCGTTAGATGACCTTGCTCAGAAAATTACATATTGA
- a CDS encoding four helix bundle protein codes for MAFKFEKLEVWQEAVELSLKVHQLTESFPKEEMYNLTSQIKKAADSVSLYIAEGSTGQGNTEFKRLLSSAVRSGIEVVGCLHLAKKRSLISEEEFSSVYEFSEKLVKRLQILKKSIPIF; via the coding sequence ATGGCATTTAAGTTTGAAAAATTGGAGGTGTGGCAAGAAGCTGTTGAATTAAGCTTGAAAGTTCATCAGCTGACTGAGTCCTTTCCGAAAGAAGAGATGTATAACCTGACCTCGCAAATAAAAAAGGCTGCCGATTCAGTCTCTTTATATATCGCAGAAGGTTCAACCGGCCAGGGTAATACTGAATTTAAAAGACTGCTGAGCTCGGCCGTTAGGTCAGGAATAGAAGTTGTAGGATGTCTTCACTTAGCTAAAAAAAGAAGTCTGATCTCCGAAGAAGAATTCAGTTCGGTATATGAGTTTTCTGAAAAACTTGTTAAACGCCTTCAGATCTTAAAAAAATCAATACCCATTTTTTAA
- the folP gene encoding dihydropteroate synthase codes for MQSKIFSVNKTLNVQGRLIDLSQPRIMGILNVTPDSFYDGKKYAADGSQLKQVEKMLSEGADFIDVGGYSTRPGAVEISVEEELKRVLPVIKSVVENFPSTTISIDTFRSAVARAAVEEGARMINDISGGELDTQMFETVVSLNVPYILMHMRGTPQTMTSLTQYENLIRDLIEYFHQKIYKLTQLGVKDIIIDPGFGFAKTVEQNFQLLQNLDQLQILGKPILAGLSRKSMIWRTLKTNPEGALNGTTALNTLALMKGASILRVHDVREAKETVALLSQLKS; via the coding sequence ATGCAAAGTAAAATATTTTCGGTCAACAAAACACTGAATGTTCAGGGCAGGCTTATAGACCTTTCTCAGCCGCGGATCATGGGCATTCTCAACGTGACCCCCGACAGTTTTTACGATGGAAAAAAATATGCTGCTGATGGTTCTCAATTAAAGCAAGTAGAAAAAATGCTTTCGGAAGGAGCGGACTTCATCGATGTTGGAGGGTATTCTACCCGGCCCGGAGCAGTGGAAATTTCTGTGGAGGAGGAATTAAAGAGGGTGCTTCCTGTCATTAAATCAGTTGTAGAAAATTTTCCTTCAACGACTATTTCTATTGATACATTTCGTTCAGCGGTGGCAAGAGCAGCGGTGGAAGAAGGGGCCCGAATGATTAATGATATTTCGGGCGGAGAGTTGGATACACAGATGTTTGAAACAGTAGTGTCGTTAAACGTGCCCTACATTTTGATGCACATGCGTGGCACCCCCCAGACTATGACCAGTTTAACTCAATACGAAAATCTGATCAGAGATCTAATAGAATATTTTCATCAAAAAATATATAAGTTGACTCAACTTGGTGTAAAAGACATCATCATCGATCCGGGTTTTGGTTTTGCCAAGACGGTCGAACAAAATTTTCAACTCCTTCAAAACTTGGATCAGCTCCAGATACTGGGAAAGCCAATATTGGCAGGTCTCTCCAGAAAATCCATGATTTGGAGGACACTGAAAACAAATCCTGAGGGAGCGTTGAACGGTACAACAGCATTGAATACCCTGGCGCTGATGAAAGGCGCCTCAATTTTACGCGTGCATGATGTGCGTGAGGCCAAAGAAACAGTCGCATTACTGAGTCAATTGAAATCGTGA